Proteins found in one Acinetobacter sp. XH1741 genomic segment:
- a CDS encoding metallophosphoesterase family protein, producing MLLQLSDLHFGTEKQECLEAIRHFCTQQQPEVIVVSGDITQRARYQQFFKCRQFLDSLNIPYLVVPGNHDIPLYHVWNRFFSPFNRYRYFFGELEPTLETEHFYIVGVNSIRRRYHTRGHISIEQIQDTYERLQKGPKDKIKLVVFHQPFYTSPDNKHGTRDCPILGKIALEKWSTTGLFGMLHGHLHKTAIYDLTQIYHLNIDHPIYDIHAGTATSTRLYHHNPNSFNTVSNTGKIQHYRFNEQLAEFTLY from the coding sequence ATGTTATTACAGCTGTCTGATTTACACTTTGGGACAGAAAAACAAGAGTGTTTAGAGGCAATTAGACATTTTTGTACCCAGCAACAGCCTGAAGTGATTGTTGTGAGTGGAGATATTACCCAACGTGCCAGATATCAACAATTTTTTAAATGTCGACAGTTTTTAGATAGCCTTAATATTCCTTATCTTGTTGTACCAGGAAATCATGACATTCCTTTGTATCATGTCTGGAATCGTTTTTTTTCTCCATTTAACCGATATCGATATTTTTTTGGTGAACTAGAGCCGACTTTAGAAACTGAACATTTTTATATTGTTGGGGTGAACAGTATACGCCGCCGCTATCACACACGTGGGCATATCTCGATTGAACAAATTCAAGATACGTATGAACGTTTACAGAAGGGACCGAAAGACAAAATAAAATTGGTGGTTTTCCATCAACCTTTTTATACATCTCCAGATAATAAACATGGAACAAGGGATTGTCCGATTTTAGGAAAAATCGCTTTAGAAAAGTGGAGTACAACGGGACTATTTGGAATGCTGCATGGGCATCTCCACAAAACGGCTATATATGATTTAACCCAGATCTATCATTTGAACATAGATCATCCTATTTATGATATTCATGCCGGTACAGCGACTTCTACTCGTTTATATCACCATAATCCAAATAGCTTTAACACGGTTTCCAATACAGGAAAGATTCAGCATTATAGGTTCAATGAACAGTTGGCTGAATTCACCTTATATTGA